One genomic segment of Gottschalkia acidurici 9a includes these proteins:
- a CDS encoding TldD/PmbA family protein, giving the protein MLSKSLLEDIINTAMSTGGDFAEVFVEDRYSTSLYLIGGKVEDGMAGRDFGVGIRIFNGLNSIYVYTNNCNRDNLLKVAKEGAMAIKKAKKDLILDLTKGEVLNLNPIKIMPNTVKSTTKVDLMKRAYYAAKNYDEIISQVSVSYGDYEQNILVANSEGLLVEDKRIRTRTSISSVASKNGEMQTGFFGPGAHMGFEFYDTFNIEDYAKEASRIAKTMINAEHCQSGKMPVIIDNGFGGVIFHEACGHGLEATSVAKKLSVYTDKIGQKVASDLVTAIDDGTMVNEWGSSNIDDEGHKTQKNVLIENGILKGYMVDKLNGIKMGMKSTGSGRRQSYRYPPTSRMTNTYIANGKSTKEEIIANTENGLYARYMGGGSVNPTTGEFNFAVTEGYMIKNGKIDKPVRGATLIGNGLEVLNKIDMVGNNLLYGQGMCGSVSGSVPTNVGQPIIRVSSITVGGRKED; this is encoded by the coding sequence ATGCTAAGCAAAAGTTTATTAGAGGACATTATAAATACAGCAATGTCTACCGGTGGAGACTTTGCAGAGGTATTTGTAGAAGATAGATATAGTACTTCACTATATTTAATAGGTGGAAAAGTAGAAGATGGTATGGCTGGTAGAGACTTCGGAGTAGGAATAAGGATATTTAATGGATTAAATAGCATATATGTTTATACTAACAATTGCAATAGAGACAATCTATTAAAAGTAGCAAAAGAGGGAGCTATGGCAATAAAAAAAGCCAAGAAAGATTTAATACTAGATCTAACTAAAGGAGAAGTATTAAACTTAAATCCTATAAAAATAATGCCTAATACAGTGAAAAGTACTACTAAGGTAGATTTGATGAAAAGAGCTTATTATGCTGCTAAAAATTATGATGAAATAATATCTCAAGTTTCAGTTTCATATGGAGATTATGAACAGAATATATTAGTAGCAAATTCAGAAGGACTTCTTGTGGAAGATAAAAGAATTAGAACAAGAACGTCTATATCATCAGTAGCGTCTAAAAATGGAGAAATGCAGACTGGGTTCTTTGGACCAGGAGCTCATATGGGCTTCGAGTTCTACGATACTTTTAATATAGAAGATTATGCAAAAGAAGCATCTAGAATTGCAAAAACTATGATAAATGCAGAGCATTGTCAAAGTGGAAAAATGCCTGTAATTATAGACAATGGATTTGGTGGAGTAATATTTCATGAGGCTTGTGGTCATGGACTAGAAGCTACATCAGTTGCAAAGAAGTTGTCAGTATATACAGATAAAATAGGTCAAAAAGTAGCATCAGATTTAGTAACTGCAATAGATGATGGAACTATGGTAAATGAATGGGGATCTTCTAATATAGACGATGAGGGGCACAAAACTCAGAAAAATGTTCTAATAGAAAATGGTATCCTTAAAGGATATATGGTAGATAAATTAAATGGAATAAAAATGGGGATGAAGTCAACTGGTTCAGGAAGAAGACAATCATATAGATATCCGCCTACTTCAAGAATGACTAATACCTATATAGCAAATGGAAAGTCTACAAAAGAGGAAATAATAGCTAATACAGAAAATGGACTTTACGCAAGGTACATGGGTGGAGGGTCTGTAAATCCAACTACAGGTGAATTTAACTTTGCTGTTACAGAAGGATATATGATTAAAAATGGTAAAATAGATAAACCAGTTAGAGGAGCAACTCTTATAGGAAATGGATTAGAAGTATTAAACAAAATAGATATGGTAGGAAATAACTTGTTATATGGTCAAGGAATGTGCGGTTCAGTAAGTGGATCTGTTCCTACTAACGTAGGTCAACCTATAATTAGAGTTTCATCTATCACAGTTGGTGGAAGAAAGGAGGACTAG
- a CDS encoding TldD/PmbA family protein translates to MKLAEILFQKGKEAGFEDMEVYFQSNNSFNLKIFEGEIVNYSISDEQGLSFRGIYNQKMGYSYTEKVDETSVDMLIKEAKANATIIDSDDEEFIYEGSKEYKEVNNYNKALEDISNEEKIKLAFELEKEALSLDKRVEAVDPCIFSESSSESIVINSKGLRLEDKSNLAFAYLGVKVKDGEDIKTSAKYAISNDFNKFDTKTLAKGAVDEAVSMLGAKPVKSGQYEIILRNDISANILEAFSSIFSAEAVQKDLSLLKGKIGEKIANNLITIVDDPFLKDGIASTGFDSEGVATKHKKLIDGGVLKTFLHSLKTAKKDGVEPTGNGFKGYKSSISISPTNMYIENGDTKLEDMIRSIDRGLLIVDVQGLHSGLNTISGDFSLSAYGFLIEGGRVLRPVNQITIAGNYFEVLNDVEIVGSDLEFALPGAGYIGSPSLKIKKLSVAGE, encoded by the coding sequence ATGAAATTAGCTGAAATATTATTTCAAAAAGGAAAAGAAGCAGGATTTGAAGATATGGAAGTATATTTTCAAAGTAATAATAGCTTCAATTTGAAAATATTCGAAGGTGAAATAGTTAATTATTCGATATCTGATGAACAAGGGCTTTCATTTAGAGGAATATATAATCAGAAAATGGGATATTCATATACTGAAAAAGTGGACGAAACTTCTGTAGATATGCTTATAAAAGAGGCTAAAGCAAATGCTACTATAATAGATAGTGATGATGAAGAATTCATATATGAAGGATCGAAGGAATACAAAGAAGTTAATAACTATAATAAAGCTCTAGAAGATATATCTAATGAAGAAAAGATAAAGTTGGCATTTGAATTAGAGAAAGAAGCATTAAGCTTAGACAAGAGAGTAGAAGCAGTTGATCCTTGTATATTTAGTGAGTCATCAAGTGAAAGTATAGTTATAAATTCTAAAGGGTTAAGACTTGAAGATAAGTCTAACTTAGCTTTTGCTTACTTAGGAGTAAAAGTAAAAGACGGAGAAGATATAAAAACTTCAGCTAAATATGCTATTTCTAATGATTTTAATAAGTTTGATACTAAAACCTTAGCAAAAGGAGCCGTTGATGAGGCTGTATCTATGTTAGGTGCAAAACCTGTAAAATCAGGACAATATGAAATAATTTTAAGAAATGATATATCTGCGAATATACTTGAAGCATTTTCTTCAATATTCTCAGCGGAAGCAGTTCAAAAAGATTTATCTTTATTAAAAGGAAAAATTGGAGAGAAAATAGCTAATAATCTAATAACTATAGTAGATGATCCTTTTCTGAAGGATGGAATAGCGTCTACTGGATTTGATAGTGAGGGAGTAGCTACAAAGCATAAAAAGTTAATAGATGGTGGAGTACTAAAAACATTCCTTCATAGTCTGAAAACAGCTAAGAAAGATGGAGTGGAACCAACTGGAAATGGGTTTAAAGGATATAAATCATCTATATCTATATCGCCGACAAACATGTATATAGAAAATGGGGATACAAAATTAGAAGATATGATAAGAAGTATAGATAGAGGATTACTGATTGTAGATGTTCAAGGGTTACACTCAGGGCTTAACACTATATCAGGTGATTTTTCACTATCTGCATACGGTTTTTTAATAGAAGGAGGAAGGGTCTTAAGACCAGTTAATCAAATAACTATAGCAGGAAACTATTTTGAAGTTTTAAATGATGTAGAAATAGTAGGAAGCGACTTAGAGTTCGCATTACCTGGAGCTGGTTATATAGGGTCACCTTCGTTAAAGATAAAAAAATTATCAGTTGCTGGAGAATAG
- a CDS encoding DUF378 domain-containing protein — MDRLSLVLVIIGALNWGLIALFQFDLVANLFGGQDAFLSRVVYGLVGLAGIYCITFLFKERDRYIDEDRDRDRI, encoded by the coding sequence ATGGATAGATTATCTTTAGTACTAGTAATTATAGGCGCACTAAACTGGGGACTAATTGCTCTATTTCAATTTGACCTAGTAGCAAACTTATTTGGTGGTCAAGATGCTTTTCTAAGCAGAGTAGTATATGGTCTTGTAGGTCTAGCTGGTATTTACTGTATAACTTTCTTATTTAAAGAAAGAGACAGATATATAGATGAGGATAGAGATAGAGATAGAATCTAA
- a CDS encoding HD-GYP domain-containing protein, with protein MTRLVTVDQLKDGDILAEDIFTDQANMSIVVKSTVINERVIKRLKELGIGSLLIFDSKDTDDYEPKGNSSEKITNKKEVFKEQYKNSVSNVKNLFNDIMDGKSVSLEKITDISDEVFKSSEDIYAAIESIGELKEIDEYTYAHSINVALYSMLLGKWLNLSEDSIESLVKSAVLHDIGKSKIDESILNKPGTLSDEEFEEIKKHTTYGYNICQNFENISDEVKNGILMHHERIDGTGYPMGLKDQDISLFAKIIGICDVYDAITSERAYREKSTPFDTFNELIDIGYDKLDTKIMLIFLNNIGSLYIGSKVKMNTGEIGEIIFIPSGNIDKPIVKIGNDYCDLSKNSQYRIIEML; from the coding sequence TTGACAAGATTAGTAACAGTAGATCAGCTTAAAGATGGAGATATACTTGCTGAAGATATATTCACTGATCAGGCAAATATGTCTATAGTAGTAAAAAGTACTGTTATAAACGAACGCGTTATAAAAAGATTAAAAGAGCTAGGCATAGGATCACTATTAATATTTGACTCTAAAGATACAGATGACTATGAACCTAAAGGTAATTCTAGTGAAAAAATAACTAATAAAAAGGAAGTCTTTAAGGAACAATACAAGAATAGTGTTTCCAATGTAAAAAATCTATTTAACGATATTATGGATGGTAAAAGTGTAAGCTTAGAAAAGATCACTGATATATCAGATGAAGTTTTTAAAAGTTCAGAAGATATATATGCTGCTATTGAATCTATAGGTGAGCTTAAAGAAATTGATGAGTATACTTATGCCCATTCCATAAATGTTGCTCTGTATTCTATGCTCTTAGGTAAATGGTTAAATTTAAGCGAAGATAGTATTGAATCACTCGTTAAATCAGCTGTTTTACACGATATAGGTAAATCTAAAATAGACGAAAGTATTTTAAACAAACCTGGAACTCTTTCAGATGAAGAGTTTGAAGAAATAAAAAAACATACTACTTATGGATATAACATATGTCAAAACTTTGAAAATATTAGTGACGAAGTTAAAAATGGAATACTAATGCATCATGAGAGAATAGATGGAACTGGATACCCTATGGGCTTAAAGGATCAAGACATAAGTTTATTTGCAAAAATAATAGGAATTTGTGATGTATATGATGCTATCACTTCTGAAAGAGCCTATAGGGAAAAAAGTACTCCTTTCGATACTTTCAATGAACTTATAGATATCGGATACGATAAATTAGATACTAAAATAATGTTAATATTTTTAAATAATATAGGCAGCTTATATATAGGCTCTAAAGTAAAAATGAATACTGGTGAAATTGGAGAAATTATATTTATTCCTTCTGGAAATATAGATAAGCCCATAGTAAAAATAGGTAATGATTACTGCGATCTTTCTAAAAATAGTCAATATAGAATAATTGAAATGCTTTAA